A region of Sesamum indicum cultivar Zhongzhi No. 13 linkage group LG7, S_indicum_v1.0, whole genome shotgun sequence DNA encodes the following proteins:
- the LOC105165983 gene encoding adenosylhomocysteinase-like — protein MALLVEKTTSGREYKVKDMSQADFGRLEIELAEVEMPGLMSCRTEFGASQPFKGAKITGSLHMTIQTAVLIETLTALGAEVRWCSCNIFSTQDHAAAAIARDSAAVFAWKGETLQEYWWCTERALDWGPDGGPDLIVDDGGDATLLIHEGVKAEEEYAKSGKMPDPTSTDNAEFQIVLTIIRDGLKVDPKKYTKMKERLVGVSEETTTGVKRLYQMQANGSLLFPAINVNDSVTKSKFDNLYGCRHSLPDGLMRATDVMIAGKVGVVCGYGDVGKGCAAALKQAGARVIVTEIDPICALQALMEGYQVLTLEDVLSEADIFVTTTGNKDIIMVGHMRKMKNNAIICNIGHFDNEIDMHGLETYPGVKRITIKPQTDRWVFPDTKTGIIVLAEGRLMNLGCATGHPSFVMSCSFTNQVIAQLELWNERKSGKYEKKVYVLPKHLDEKVAALHLGKLGARLTKLSKDQADYISVPIEGPYKPPHYRY, from the exons ATGGCGCTTCTTGTCGAGAAGACTACCTCCGGCCGCGAGTACAAGGTCAAGGACATGTCCCAGGCGGATTTCGGCCGTCTTGAGATCGAGCTCGCTGAGGTCGAAATGCCGGGACTCATGTCCTGCAGGACCGAGTTCGGGGCCTCCCAACCCTTCAAAGGCGCCAAGATCACTGGCAGCCTTCACATGACCATTCAGACCGCTGTCTTGATCGAAACCTTAACCGCCTTGGGCGCTGAGGTAAGATGGTGTTCTTGCAACATTTTCTCCACACAAGACCATGCCGCTGCTGCTATTGCTCGCGACAGCGCCGCAGTTTTCGCGTGGAAGGGTGAGACATTGCAGGAGTATTGGTGGTGCACTGAGCGGGCCCTCGATTGGGGCCCCGACGGTGGGCCCGATTTGATTGTGGACGACGGTGGTGATGCTACTTTGTTGATCCATGAGGGTGTGAAAGCTGAGGAGGAGTACGCCAAGTCCGGCAAGATGCCCGACCCCACTTCCACGGACAATGCTGAATTCCAGATTGTACTGACTATAATTAGAGATGGGTTGAAGGTTGATCCTAAGAAGTACACAAAGATGAAGGAAAGATTGGTTGGTGTTTCTGAGGAAACTACCACTGGTGTCAAGAGGTTGTACCAGATGCAGGCTAATGGCTCCCTGCTTTTCCCTGCAATTAATGTCAACGATTCTGTCACCAAGAGCAag TTTGATAACTTGTATGGGTGCCGCCACTCTCTGCCCGACGGACTGATGAGGGCCACTGATGTGATGATTGCTGGAAAGGTTGGTGTTGTTTGCGGTTATGGTGATGTTGGGAAGGGCTGTGCCGCTGCCTTGAAACAAGCAGGTGCCCGTGTGATTGTGACTGAGATTGATCCTATCTGCGCCCTTCAAGCCCTCATGGAAGGCTACCAAGTCCTCACCCTCGAGGATGTCCTCTCCGAAGCTGATATCTTTGTCACCACCACTGGTAACAAGGACATCATCATGGTTGGCCAcatgaggaagatgaagaataACGCCATCATCTGCAATATTGGTCACTTTGACAACGAAATCGACATGCACGGTCTTGAGACCTACCCCGGTGTGAAGAGAATCACCATCAAGCCTCAAACCGACAGATGGGTGTTCCCAGACACAAAAACCGGCATCATTGTCTTGGCCGAGGGTCGTTTGATGAACTTGGGCTGTGCCACTGGCCACCCCAGTTTCGTCATGTCGTGCTCATTCACCAACCAAGTTATTGCCCAACTTGAGCTCTGGAATGAGAGGAAGTCGGGAAAATATGAGAAGAAGGTCTATGTGTTGCCTAAGCACCTTGATGAGAAGGTTGCCGCCCTCCACCTCGGCAAACTTGGTGCTAGGCTCACTAAGCTCTCCAAGGACCAGGCGGACTACATTAGCGTCCCGATTGAGGGTCCTTACAAGCCTCCTCACTACAGGTACTAA